The following are encoded together in the Bos javanicus breed banteng chromosome 4, ARS-OSU_banteng_1.0, whole genome shotgun sequence genome:
- the FZD1 gene encoding frizzled-1, with the protein MAEEEAPKKSRAAGGGGGGGSWELCAGALRTVPAAEGSGDAGSRRRPAADSRRLARRLLLLLWLLEAPLLLGVRAQAAGQGPGPGQQPPPPQQQQSGQQYNGERGISIPDHGYCQPISIPLCTDIAYNQTIMPNLLGHTNQEDAGLEVHQFYPLVKVQCSAELKFFLCSMYAPVCTVLEQALPPCRSLCERARQGCEALMNKFGFQWPDTLKCEKFPVHGAGELCVGQNTSDKGTPTPSLLPEFWTSNPQHGGGGHRGGGFAGGAGASERGKFSCPRALKVPSYLNYHFLGEKDCGAPCEPTKVYGLMYFGPEELRFSRTWIGIWSVLCCASTLFTVLTYLVDMRRFSYPERPIIFLSGCYTAVAVAYIAGFLLEDRVVCNDKFAEDGARTVAQGTKKEGCTILFMMLYFFSMASSIWWVILSLTWFLAAGMKWGHEAIEANSQYFHLAAWAVPAIKTITILALGQVDGDVLSGVCFVGLNNVDALRGFVLAPLFVYLFIGTSFLLAGFVSLFRIRTIMKHDGTKTEKLEKLMVRIGVFSVLYTVPATIVIACYFYEQAFRDQWERSWVAQSCKSYAIPCPHLQAGGAPPHPPMSPDFTVFMIKYLMTLIVGITSGFWIWSGKTLNSWRKFYTRLTNSKQGETTV; encoded by the coding sequence ATGGCTGAGGAGGAGGCGCCTAAGAAGTCCCGAGCcgccgggggcggcggcggcggcgggagctgGGAACTTTGTGCTGGGGCGCTCCGCACTGTACCGGCGGCGGAAGGGAGCGGGGACGCGggcagccgccgccgccccgcGGCTGACTCCCGGCGCTTGGCGCGTCGGCTACTACTACTGCTTTGGCTGCTGGAGGCTCCGCTGCTGCTGGGGGTCCGGGCGCAGGCGGCCGGCCAGGGGCCCGGGCCGGGGCAGCAGCCCCCGCCGCCTCAGCAACAGCAGAGCGGGCAGCAGTACAACGGCGAGCGGGGCATCTCTATACCGGACCACGGTTACTGCCAGCCCATTTCCATCCCGCTGTGCACCGACATCGCGTACAATCAGACCATCATGCCCAACCTGCTGGGCCACACGAACCAGGAGGATGCGGGCCTCGAGGTGCACCAGTTCTACCCGCTGGTGAAGGTGCAGTGCTCCGCCGAGCTCAAGTTTTTCCTGTGCTCCATGTACGCGCCCGTGTGCACCGTGCTGGAGCAGGCTCTGCCGCCCTGTCGCTCGCTGTGCGAGCGCGCGCGCCAGGGCTGCGAGGCGCTCATGAACAAGTTCGGCTTCCAGTGGCCCGACACGCTCAAGTGCGAGAAGTTCCCGGTGCACGGCGCCGGCGAGCTGTGCGTGGGCCAGAACACGTCGGACAAGGGCACCCCGACGCCCTCGCTGCTGCCCGAGTTCTGGACTAGCAACCCCCAGCACGGAGGCGGAGGTCACCGGGGCGGCGGCTTCGCGGGGGGCGCCGGAGCTTCGGAGCGAGGCAAGTTCTCGTGCCCGCGCGCCCTCAAGGTGCCCTCCTACCTCAACTACCACTTCCTGGGGGAGAAGGACTGCGGCGCCCCCTGCGAACCGACCAAGGTGTACGGGCTCATGTACTTCGGGCCTGAGGAGCTGCGCTTCTCACGCACCTGGATCGGCATCTGGTCAGTGCTATGCTGCGCCTCCACGCTCTTCACCGTGCTTACCTACCTGGTGGACATGCGGCGCTTCAGCTACCCTGAGCGGCCCATCATCTTCCTGTCGGGCTGCTACACGGCGGTGGCCGTGGCCTACATTGCCGGCTTCCTGCTGGAGGACCGGGTGGTGTGTAACGACAAGTTCGCGGAGGACGGGGCGCGCACCGTGGCACAGGGGACCAAGAAGGAGGGCTGCACCATCCTCTTCATGATGCTGTACTTCTTCAGCATGGCCAGCTCCATCTGGTGGGTGATCCTGTCGCTCACCTGGTTCCTGGCAGCCGGCATGAAGTGGGGCCACGAAGCTATCGAGGCGAACTCGCAGTATTTTCACCTGGCCGCCTGGGCCGTGCCGGccatcaagaccatcaccattcTGGCGCTGGGCCAGGTGGACGGTGATGTGCTAAGCGGGGTGTGCTTCGTGGGGCTCAACAACGTGGACGCTCTGCGCGGCTTCGTGCTGGCGCCCCTCTTCGTGTACCTGTTCATCGGCACGTCGTTCCTCCTGGCCGGCTTCGTGTCCCTCTTCCGCATTCGCACCATCATGAAGCACGACGGCACCAAGACCGAGAAGCTGGAGAAGCTCATGGTGCGCATCGGCGTCTTCAGCGTTCTCTACACTGTGCCGGCCACCATCGTCATCGCCTGCTACTTCTACGAGCAGGCCTTCCGGGACCAGTGGGAGCGCAGCTGGGTGGCCCAGAGCTGCAAGAGCTATgccatcccctgcccccacctccaggcGGGCGGCGCCCCGCCGCACCCGCCCATGAGCCCCGACTTCACAGTCTTCATGATCAAGTACCTTATGACCCTCATCGTGGGCATCACGTCAGGCTTCTGGATCTGGTCCGGCAAGACCCTCAACTCCTGGAGGAAGTTCTACACTCGGCTTACCAACAGCAAACAGGGGGAGACCACCGTCTGA